A stretch of Pomacea canaliculata isolate SZHN2017 linkage group LG6, ASM307304v1, whole genome shotgun sequence DNA encodes these proteins:
- the LOC112566528 gene encoding probable ATP-dependent RNA helicase DDX10: MEGKSFGQKFTFKRKRRGKSLNRKSAVKKNQVIIDEIADLNRRISEGIVSSKIKSFTDFPLSRRTLDGLKNAKYEVPTEIQRECIGLALQNRDVLGASKTGSGKTLAFIIPVLETLYKMKGSQLCGLCALIISPTRELAYQTFEVLKKVGRFHDFSAGLVIGGKPLQEEAERIANTNVIVCTPGRLLQHFDETFNFSADCLQILVLDEADRILDLGFAKAMNAIIANLPAERQTLLFSATQTKSVKDLARLSLFDPVYVSAHENAAYSTPVHLVQSYIVCDLHQKISLLWSFLKNHPRCKILVFLTCCKQVKFVHEVIRRLQPGMTVLCLHGGMKQLKRVEVYEEFYRKQHVVLFATDIASRGLDFPAVNWVVQLDCPEDTSTYIHRVGRTARFEREGEALLVLLPTEEDAMIQQLQSRKIPINKIRVNQKRMMDLSSKLQALCASDTTLKEMAQRAFRTYLRSILLMKDKKVFDVQKLDTEAFSKSLGLAIPPRIRFLGKHEAQMRAQDSSSGQDTSSEDESEDSHDETDESSEHLPKARESQSNRKNEHFAAFLDEEDTDDDGEIGMFRVKKTAAAITPVSMVPEETENEEEKNSRKRPTTKAAIAKRMLKKSIVANTKTKFDDEGNAVIDIHKKRLTDDQERVEDEAGGINVEAAAKRMRMEDMVDKDLYRQKIKQKHREERLKKKERLRAEKAQRRAGQEDEEEAVLASADDDVNPLNFIPDPDELAARISAQENNSGDERSSFGEEEDESSDNEENSGCNHSFSESVSQTSDEEETRRESVQDDEDLALRLLAGAMHR; this comes from the exons ATGGAAGGAAAAAGTTTTGGtcaaaaatttacatttaagcGAAAACGAAGGGGAAAGAGCCTGAATCGAAAGTCAGCTGTAAAAAAGAATCAGGTTATTATCGATGAAATTGCAGACCTTAACAGGAGGATAAGTGAAGGG aTAGTTTCATCTAAGATTAAAAGTTTTACAGATTTCCCTTTGAGCAGGAGAACTCTAGATG GTCTAAAAAATGCCAAATATGAGGTGCCAACAGAGATTCAAAGGGAATGCATTGGTCTGGCGCTACAAAACAGAGATGTCCTGGGAGCGTCAAAGACTGGATCAGGAAAAACGCTGGCATTTATTATACCT GTGCTGGAGACCTTGTACAAAATGAAGGGGAGTCAGCTCTGTGGCTTATGTGCTCTTATCATATCTCCAACCAGAGAACTTGCCTATCAGACTTTTGAGGTATTGAAGAAAGTGGGACGATTTCACGATTTTTCTGCAGGACTTGTTATTGGGGGCAAG CCACTTCAAGAGGAGGCAGAGAGGATAGCCAACACTAATGTCATTGTCTGCACTCCTGGTCGTCTCCTGCAGCACTTTgatgaaacatttaattttagtgCAGACTGTTTGCAAATTCTTG TACTGGATGAAGCTGATCGCATTCTGGACTTAGGTTTTGCAAAGGCCATGAATGCCATCATTGCAAACTTACCTGCAGAGCGACAAACATTGCTGTTTTCagcaacacagacaaa ATCAGTCAAAGATTTGGCACGGCTAAGTCTTTTTGATCCCGTGTATGTATCGGCACATGAAAATGCTGCTTACAGTACTCCTGTTCATCTGGTTCAG AGCTATATTGTGTGTGATCTGCATCAGAAGATATCATTGCTATGGTCATTCCTAAAAAATCATCCACGTTGCAAGATTTTAGTATTCCTTACGTGCTGCAAACAG GTAAAATTTGTACATGAGGTGATACGAAGACTGCAGCCAGGCATGACTGTGTTGTGTCTTCATGGAGGTATGAAACAGCTGAAGCGTGTTGAGGTGTATGAAGAATTCTATCGCAAACAGCATGTTGTGCTTTTTGCTACAGACATTGCATCCAGAGGACTAG ACTTTCCTGCTGTTAACTGGGTTGTACAGTTAGATTGTCCAGAGGATACAAGTACTTACATACATCGAGTGGGACGAACTGCAAG ATTTGAACGTGAAGGTGAAGCGCTGCTTGTATTATTGCCAACAGAGGAGGATGCTATGATACAGCAGCTTCAGTCAAGAAAAATACCCATTAACAAAAtaag GGTAAATCAGAAGAGAATGATGGATCTCTCCTCTAAGCTGCAGGCACTGTGTGCCTCAGATACGACACTTAAAGAAATGGCTCAGAGA GCATTCAGAACCTACCTAAGAAGTATTTTGCtgatgaaagacaaaaaagtgttTGACGTTCAAAAACTTGATACAGAGGCCTTCTCcaa ATCATTAGGCCTTGCCATCCCACCTCGAATCCGTTTCTTGGGAAAACATGAAGCACAAATGAGGGCACAAGACAGCAGCAGTGGCCAGGACACTAGCAGTGAGGATGAGAGTGAGGACAGTCATGATGAAACAGACGAGAGCTCTGAACATCTGCCCAAAGCAAGAGAAAGCCAAAGCAACAggaaaaatgaacattttgcaGCGTTTCTGGATGAGGaagacacagatgatgatgggGAAATAGGCATGTTTAGAGTAAagaagacagcagcagcaatcaCACCTGTAAGCATGGTGCCTGAAGAG ACAGAGAATGAGGAGGAAAAGAACTCACGGAAAAGGCCAACAACAAAGGCTGCCATAGCTAAGCGCATGCTAAAGAAAAGTATTGTTgccaacacaaagacaaagtttGACGATGAAGGAAAT GCAGTCATTGACATCCACAAGAAAAGATTGACTGATGACCAAGAAAGGGTCGAAGATGAAGCAGGAGGTATTAATGTAGAGGCAGCAGCAAAGCGAATGAGGATGGAAGACATGGTAGACAAAGATTTGTACAGACAAAAGATTAAGCAGAAACACAGA GAGGAACgattgaagaaaaaagaaagactgcGTGCAGAGAAGGCTCAAAGAAGA GCTGGTCaagaagatgaggaggaagCTGTACTTGCTTCTGCAGATGATGATGTAAATCCTTTGAACTTCATCCCAGACCCTGATGAGCTGGCAGCTAGAATCTCAGCACAAGAAAATAACAGTGGTGATGAGAGGAGCAG CTTTGGGGAAGAGGAGGATGAATCCTcagataatgaagaaaatagtGGTTGTAATCATTCATTCAGTGAGTCTGTGTCTCAGACCAGTGATGaggaagaaacaagaagagaaag